The window GATCAGCACCTTGGTCGGCGCCGTGTCGCCGAGGGCGGTACGGGTGGCGGCGGCCAGCACGTCGAGCCGGGCGGCCCCCGGATAGAATCCGGTGTCATCGATCGACAAGGTCGGATCGCCGCCGCCGATCAGCACCACCTCGCCGGGCGCGGCTCCCTCGACCACCCGGGTCGTGATCCGGTGTGTCGGCCCGACCGCGGCCAGCACCGTCGCCGCGGTGACCAGCTTGGTGGTCGACGCGGGCACGGTCAGCGCCGCCGGCTCGCGACCGTACAGGACCGCACCGGTCGTCATGTCCCGGACCGAGACGTGCACCCGGTCGCCGAGGCCGGATCGGCTGATCGCCTTGTCCAGCATCTCGGTCAGCCCGGCCGTGGTGGGAAGCGGGGCGTCGGCGGCCAGCCCGGCCAGCACCGGTCCGGGCGTCGGCTCGGCGGACATGCTCGGGCTCGGGCTCACCTCGGCGGCACCGAGCCAGCCGGCCACCGGACCCGGCCGGAGTACCGCAATCGAGGTACCACCGGCCAGCAGGACGACGACGGCGACGGCGGCGATCAGCAACCGGGCCCGGCGGCGCCGGTCAGCTGACGACTGGCTGGCCGGCGGCACCGGCTGAGCCGGCGCGGACCCAGCTGGCGCAGGCTGAGCCGGCGCAGGCTGAGCCGGCGCGGGCTCAACTGGCGCAGGCTCAGCTGACGCAGAGCCAGCCGGCGCAGGCTCGGCCGGCGCAGGCTCGGCCGGTGGTACCGGTCTGGCGGTGCCACGAGCCGGCACCGACGCGCGTCCCCGGTGGCCGCCCGTCGAGACTTCGGCCGGAGCCGCGTCGGTGCCGCCGGTCGTGGACGGCACGGTGGCTCGGCCGGTCACCGGCGCCGACCCGGTGGCCGGCTGGGTCTCCGTAACAGATGCGGTCCCGGTGGGCGGCGGCGGGGCGGCCGGCGGCGGGGCGGGGCGGCCCGACTCCGTCGGATCCGGATTGCGCGCACCGACCGGGGCGGCGGCAGAGTCCTCCGACGGGGCCGTCTGGTCACTTTTCGCAGGCGGACCGCTACCCTGCGACGCGGGACCGGGCGCTCCGTCGGCCCGATCGGGTTCACCGACGGCCCCAGCGGACTGTGAGTCTTCCCTCCCCACCGGCCCCACCTCCCAACTGACGAACGGACTAGGCGACACTACTTGTGTTCACAAAGCGAGCGGGAGCCGAAACGGTCGGGCGGGGCAACGCCCGGACGGCGTACCGCTCTATTTCCGTAGCCAGCGCGGGCGACGAGGGAGCGTGAGTATGGATTTCGACGTTACGGTTGAGATCCCCAAGGGTCACCGGAACAAGTATGAGGTCGATCATGCGACCGGCCGGATCCGGCTGGACCGCACCCTGTTCACTTCGACGCAGTATCCAGCCGACTACGGTTTCATCGAGGGCACCCTCGGGCAGGACGACGACCCGCTGGACGCACTGGTGCTCGTACCGGAACCTACCTTCCCAGGATGCCTCATCCGGTGCCGGGCGATCGGCATGTTCCGGATGAAGGACGAGAAGGGCGCCGACGACAAGGTGCTCTGTGTGCCGTACGAGGACCCCCGTCAGGAACACCTGCGCGACATCCACCACCTCGGTGAGTTCGACCGGCTGGAGATCCAGCACTTCTTCGTCGTCTACAAGGACCTGGAGCCGGGCAAGTCGGTCGAAGGCGCGACCTGGGTCGGCCGGGTCGAGGCAGAGGCCGAGATCCAGGCGTCGTTCCGCCGCCGGGAGGCCGCCCTGGAGCGCGGCGAGTCGGCCCACTGATCTGATCAGGCGTCGGGCTGCTCAGCCGAGCAGCCCGACGGCCCACCGGTAGAGCCCGAAGACGGCACCGGCCAGCGGAACGATGCTGATCAACGCGGTGATCTCCAGCAGGTCGGCCGCCCGGCTCAGGTACGGCGACGGTGACCGGCCGGCGTACCGGGCACCGGCCGTAGCGGTCGACACCGCGACCACACCCCCGGCCACGACCAACGTCGACGTCGACACCGGCAGGTACGCGGGCAGCGCGCCGAACACGCACAGTGTCGTGGCCGCTGCCCCCGCGACGAGCAGTGGCAGCCGCTGCCGGGTGCTGACGAACGTCCGCGAGCGCAGCGACATCGCCAGCCCGACGACGCCGACCAGCACCACCCCGACCACCCCGCCGACCTGAGCCAGCACCACGCTGGCCGCGACGCCGACGGCGGCGTACCCGATCAGCATCCCGGTGAGCAGCCGCTCGGCCCGGACCACGGCACCCGGCACCGAATCGCCCGTCCCGACGACCGTCGGCACCTGGCCGAGCCGGACGGCGAGTCGGGGCAGCAACCCGAACCCGCAACCGACCACCACCAGCAGACCGGCCGCCGCGCCGGATGCCCCGGTGACCGTCGACGCGGCGACGGCCGCCATCGAGCCGAGCCCGGCCACGGTCGCCACGGCGACGAAGATCGGCCCGTCGGCGGGCACCGCTGCCCCGGCAGTCGCCGCCGCGCCCAGCAGCACCAGCAACCCGGTCGCCATGGCCGTGGCGGTCGGCCAGTCGTCGGGACGGAGCCCGACCGGACCACCGTCGCCGGTGGCGAGCAGACCGGCGGCGAACGCGTACGGCAACGAGCCGGCCCCGAGCACGACGCCGGCCGCCGCGTCCCGCCAGACCCGTCCGGCCAGTACCCCGACCGCCAGCACCGCAGCCCCGACGAGGGCCGCCGCCCTTGCCCGCTCGGCCGTTGCGGTGCCGGCCCCGACCAGCACCAGCCATCCCGCGCCGAGCCACAGTCCGGCCGCGCCGAGCGCGTACCCTCTGGTCGTCGCGGCCGACCAGGTCCGGCCCTGCTGTCGGGCGGCGGCCGCGATCGCCTCGGCGACGTCGTCGTACTCCAGCTCCGGCCAGTAGGTCCGCCCGGGCACCAGATGCAGCACGTCGCCGTCGCGGATCCCCTGCTGGTGCAGTGCCTGCCCGGCAGACACCGGTACCCCGTCCGCCCGACGCAGCACCCAGCCGCCGTGCCGTTCACCGTCGTCGGCCAGCCCCTCCCCGCTGTGCCGCAGCAGTTCCGGCAGCAGCTCGGCGACGGGCACGTGTCCGGGCAGGGCGAGATCCAGCCGGCGGCGCGGTCCGCAGACGGTGATCCTGGCCAGGCTCACGTTCATCGTGCCTCCTCGACGCCGCAACGGCCGGGCCGGTGCCGGGGCCGGCGGCCGCCATCCACCGCCGGTCCATTGCGGAACACTCTACGTAGGTGTTAGCTGACGCGATGGCGGGCATCGTCCTCACCAGATCCGAGCGTCGTCCGGCACCCGAGATCCCGGCCGGGGAGGTCCGCGTCCCCCCGCCTCCGCAGGTCGCCGATCCGGACTCCGGCCGCTGGCAACGCCTGCTGGCCCTGCTGCCGAT is drawn from Micromonospora sp. Llam0 and contains these coding sequences:
- a CDS encoding inorganic diphosphatase, with product MDFDVTVEIPKGHRNKYEVDHATGRIRLDRTLFTSTQYPADYGFIEGTLGQDDDPLDALVLVPEPTFPGCLIRCRAIGMFRMKDEKGADDKVLCVPYEDPRQEHLRDIHHLGEFDRLEIQHFFVVYKDLEPGKSVEGATWVGRVEAEAEIQASFRRREAALERGESAH
- the eccD gene encoding type VII secretion integral membrane protein EccD; its protein translation is MNVSLARITVCGPRRRLDLALPGHVPVAELLPELLRHSGEGLADDGERHGGWVLRRADGVPVSAGQALHQQGIRDGDVLHLVPGRTYWPELEYDDVAEAIAAAARQQGRTWSAATTRGYALGAAGLWLGAGWLVLVGAGTATAERARAAALVGAAVLAVGVLAGRVWRDAAAGVVLGAGSLPYAFAAGLLATGDGGPVGLRPDDWPTATAMATGLLVLLGAAATAGAAVPADGPIFVAVATVAGLGSMAAVAASTVTGASGAAAGLLVVVGCGFGLLPRLAVRLGQVPTVVGTGDSVPGAVVRAERLLTGMLIGYAAVGVAASVVLAQVGGVVGVVLVGVVGLAMSLRSRTFVSTRQRLPLLVAGAAATTLCVFGALPAYLPVSTSTLVVAGGVVAVSTATAGARYAGRSPSPYLSRAADLLEITALISIVPLAGAVFGLYRWAVGLLG